The Methanococcus voltae genomic sequence TTTGATTGATGTATTGTCATTATTTTAACAGTATTACTATTGTCAAACTCATTTTCTTGTTGTATTTCTAAATTTGACAATATATTTAGATATTCCGAAATATTTTCAAATTCTAAATTAGATGTTTCTTCAAAATCTTCTACAACGTTTACAAGTGAATTTAACAAATGTATGTTTTTTCGAGATAATTTAGTATCGTTATAAGCTTCTATTTTATAAATATCGGTCTTTTTATTTAGCAAGTAGATTAAAGTGTCAGATGGTTTATGATTTTTCTTATAACATATTAATTCTTTAATATTTTCAAATATTTTTAATAATATGTCTTTATTTTTATCTTCAAGGTCTAAATTAAGGTTTAAATCAACGTTAGAATTGGTTAATGTATCTAATTCTTCGTTATTATCTTTATTATCTTTATTATCTTTATTATATTCATTATATTCATTATATTCATTAGTATATAACATCTGCAATGTATAATAAATACCGTCTCCTTCAGCATTTTTATAGCTTAATTCCTTTGCTTTTTGATTTATTTTTTGGATATCGTGTTCATCTACTCCTTCGCGGGTAAATATCCGTTTAAAATCTACACCTGATTCAAAAGGATTTGAAACCACATTTATGTATGCTAAAACGTCTTTAATTATCGGTTGCTCTTGTAAGTTGTGATTTCCAATGTATTCGCTCGGTATCATCCTATTTTTTAAGGCTTCACTGTATTTTTTACCGTCTTTTATCGTCCTTGTTAATATAAATATGTCTTTTGGTTCATATGTCAAATCATCGTCATTTTTAGTAGATATAAGCTTTTCAATTTCTTCCGCCACCCATTCGGCTTCACTGTAATCATCTGGAGTCTTTAAAATCTTTATTTTTTCTCCATTTCCGTCATGCGCCTTAGATTCTTTATTTTCTCGATTAGGATTGTTTTGTATCAATTCTTTTGATAATTCAACGATTTCATCCGTAGAACGGTAATTTACATCGAGTGTGATTTTTTCGAGTGCCGGGTATATATAATTCAATTCTTTAATATTTGTAAGGTATGCACCCCTAAAACGATAAATACACTGGTCATCGTCCGCTACGCAAGTTAAATTGTCATTTTTAACGAGTTTTGTTATTAAATCCAACTGTGCAAAGTTGGTATCTTGAAATTCATCCACAAGTATATAATCGTACCTATCTTGTAATTTCTTTTTAATTACTGTATTTTCCTTTAAAAGATTGCAAACAATACTAATCATATCATTATAGTCTATTAAACCATTTTTAAGCTTATATTCTTTATAAGCTTTGTAATATTTACATAAATCATATAATTTCTTTAATTCTTCGATTTTTTCTTCATCTTCTTCATTTGGCAATTGTGTCGTTATATAATTGTTTAGTTCCTCTGGAGATACTAAAAAGTCATAGAATTGAGAAATACCATCATATAATTTAGAAATTGCACCATATGAATTATTTTTAACCTTAATAGTTTCAAAATTAAACGAATCGATGTTTTTAACTCCAAAAACACAAGCGTGTTCTTTGGAAATTAGTTTTAAATTGCTACCCCGACCAATTTCAAAAGCAAATTCATTTATCAAATCATTACAAAATGAGTGAAACGTTGAAATAGATATGCCCGTATTTAGCCCTATTTCTTTTTCTACCCTCGTTAACATTTCATTTGCTGCTTTTTCCGAAAATGTAAGTGCTAATATCTTTTCAGGCTTTAAATTTTGGTTTTCGATTAGACTAATTATTTTATTTGTAATCGTAAATGTTTTCCCAGAGCCAGGACCTGCCAATATTAGCAATGGACCATTTGTGTATTCAATTGCACGTTTTTGTGATTCATTTGGTTCTCTTTTGGTTATTTCTATTTCATTAGACAAATTCCCACCTTTTAATAAATATGCTATTACATCGATAATTTTATTATCAGTTTATTATTTATTGATTTATTAGTTTATTAGTTTATTAGTTTATTATTTTTTTGTATTAATCTATTATATAAAAATTTACTTTTTAAAAAAATTGTAATTTACAAAAGTTTTATATAGATATATATGAATATATGAAATAACTAATGACTACTAATTAAAATAATATATTGAAATTTAAAAAATAAAGGAATAATATGGTAAAACAATCTAAGTTAGAAATAAAGTATAATTTAATGGATATACGTAGTAATGCAAAAGAATATGTCAAAATGAAAGAATATGAAAAAGCAAAAATCGTATTTGCTAAAGGTTTAAAAGAATATCCCAACGATATAGATCTGTTATATAATATGGCTAACGTATGCAAAATTCTCGAAGAATATGAAGAAGCCCTGAAATATTATATTAAAATTATAGAAATAAGTCCCCCCGATTGTCGTACAGTAAATTATATTTATTCCCATAAGTATGTTGGTGACATTTATTGTATATTAGAAAACTATGAAGAAGCTCTGAAATATTATGAAAAAGTTGGGGCATTCTACAGTACAGCTTATGATAAAAATGATTATCAAATATGGGGGGATTATGATTACCATTATGGGGAGAAAGGCTCACATATAAAGATTACTCAATCAACATATAATGACTTATTAGATTTTTTATCCAAAACCATTCAATTATGGCAAAATAATAAACTACTTTATTTTTATAAGGGTAATCTTTATCGATATTTTACAGAATATGAAAAAGCCCTAGAATGTTACAATAAAGCTTTAGACGTAGACTCTAAATATACTGTTGTATGGTGCAATAAAGGAAATGTATACCATAATATGAAAGAATATGAAAAAGCCCTAGAATGTTACAATAAAGCTTTAGACGTAGACTCTAAATATACTGTTGTATGGTGCAATAAAGGAAATGTATACCATAATATGAAAGAATATGAAAAAGCCCTAGAATGTTACAATAAAGCTTTAGACGTAGACTCTGAAAATGTAATATATTTGCATCATAAAGCAATTACTTTAGAATGGTTGGGGAGATACGAAAAGGCCTTATCATGCTACTATAAAGCTTTAAAACTATATACTGGCTACAGTTATATATTGGACAATAGTAGAGACACTATTGACGAATTGATAATAAATAGTAACGATAAAGGAGTGAGTATTAGCTATAGCTTTTTATGGAGTATACTGGGAGATCAGTATCATGAATATGGAAGATATGGAGAAGCCATAATACGCTATGATAAGGCTATAAAATTAAATCCTAATCACATAGATGCTTTACGCCATAAAGCAATTGCTTTGGAAAAGCTGGGAAGGTACGAAGAAGCAAAAGAATGCTATGAACAAATAAAGGGTATGGATATGGAAGAAACGGCATATGATTTAGACTATCCATTAAATCAAATACTTTACGGACCGCCAGGGACTGGGAAGACATACAATACAATTGCAAAAGCAGTTCAAATTATCGATAATTTAGATGAAAATCAAATAAAAGAAATGACCAGAAATGAAATAATTCAAAGATACGAAGAATTAAAAGAAAATGGTCAAATTGAATTTATAACATTCCATCAATCGTATAGTTATGAAGATTTCATCGAAGGAATTAATCCAGAAACTGACGAACAAGGAAATATATCTTATATTATAAAAGATGGAATTTTTAAAGAAATATGCAACAAAGCACTTAAAAATTATAAAAATAGTAATAACACTAATTTGAATAATAGATTAGATTTTAAAGAAGCTTTTGAAAAATTAACTGAAGATACTAACTTTATTGACGGAGAAACTCTAAAAATTGAGACTAAACAATCATACTATAATATAACAGACGTAACGAATACTACAATTCGTTTTGATAAAAAAAATGGTAGTTCAAAACATAGTTTATGTATTGCAACGTTAAAGGATATGTATAATCATAAAACTACGGATAAAATATTAACGGGCGGTTTAAAAACGTATTATGATGGTTTATTAAATAAACTAAATAATATAAATGAAATATCGGAAAATACTCCTAAAAAAGTAGAAAATTTAAAAAATTACGTTCTTATAATAGATGAAATAAACAGGGGCAATATTTCAAAGATATTTGGTGAATTAATAACATTATTAGAAGAAGATAAGCGAATAGGGGATAAAAACGAGATTAGAACAACATTGCCATACTCACAAGATACTTTCGGAGTTCCAAATAACTTATATATTATAGGTACTATGAACACCGCAGACCGTTCTATTGCTTTAATAGATACTGCTTTAAGAAGAAGGTTCCATTTTGAAGAAATAATGCCAAATTCCGAACTTTTAAAGGATTTAGTTGTAAAAGATATAAATATAAGCAAAATGTTAACTGCAATAAATCAAAGAATAGAATATTTATACGGAAGAGACCAAACAATCGGGCATGCTTACTTTATGAATCTTTTTGATATAGAAGATGAAGATGAACAGTTTAAAGAGCTAATTAATATCTTTGAAAATAAGATTATCCCATTATTACAAGAATATTCACACGAAAATTGGGAAAATATACAAATCATACTTAGAGACCATTATAAACATTTTAAATTAAATAAAGAATTAAAAGAATATGACGATGAATTACAAAATAATAGATTAATACAAAGTAAAATATGTTCAAAAATGGATTTAATAGGATTTGACCATGATGATTATGAAGATTGTATAACATATCGAGTAAATCCTAATATAAACAGTTCTGAAGCGTTTATAAAAATTTACGATGGCAATATTATAAAGGATATTAATAAAACTATTGAAAATAAAGAAAATAAAGAAAATAAAGATAAAAAAGACACCGATAGAGATAATATTTAGGTCATTTTATGTTAAAAAATCACAAATCTAAAAATTTTGTAATTACTGAATACGGATTTATTGCAAAAAGAATGGAAAATAAACAAGAAGATGACCATATTATACTTAAAAAAGATTTATTTGATAGTTTAAAACTCTGTATTTTAAAAGAAGGCTACGATGACTTTTTAACAATTAGTTATCAGAAAAATCACGGTGAAATTTTAAAGGCTAAGAATTATGTGGGATTAATTCAAATGAAAAATGGATTAACGATTGAAATACTTCCCAAAATACATAATAATAGCTTTAAAGACTTAAAACCAAATGAAAGGATAATTAAAACAAGGAAAATATTTCTAAAAATGCTAAAAACCTTAAAAGACTCACCGTTTAAAAAACTTAATCATTCAAACTTAAAAAGTGAGAATTTACCAATAAATGAAATATTTATCAAAATGTTTTTAGATGAATTAGACGTTTTATATAAAAAAGGTTTAAAATCAGATTATAAAACAGTTGAAAAGAATCTAAACGTTTTAAAAGGGCGTTTAAAGTTCAAAGAAAATATTAAGCATAATTACATTCATAAAGAAAGGTTTTTTGTAGAGTATGATGAATTTATAAAGGATATGCCAGAAAATAGGCTTATAAAATCCACTTTAAATTTACTAAATCATATTTCTAAAAATCCGCAAAATCTTAAAAGAATAAACGAATACATTCACATCTTTAAAATAAATGAAGTGTATCGTTCAAAAAATGTTGAAAAGGACTTTAAATATTGCAAAAATAAAAATAATCGATTAATGACACATTATTCAAATATAATGAATTACTGTAATGTATTCTTAAAAAATCAAAGTTTCAGTAGTTTTAAGGGTTCAAAAGTAGCTTTTGCACTCCTTTATCCAATGGAAAAGGTTTTTGAAAGCTATGTAACACATAGTGTTAAAAAAATGGATAAATTTGATTATGTAAATGCCCAACATTCTAAATATCATCTTGCAAGGTTTGAAGATGAAAACAGTTGTAAAAACTTGTTTAAGTTGCGACCAGATGTTTATGCTGAATCAGAAGATATTATATATTTATTAGATGCTAAATGGAAACTTTTGGACGTAAATGCCCCTAATTTTGGAGTTTCTCAAAGTGACGCTTATCAATTATTATCTTATGCAAAAATATATGAAAATAAATGTGGTAAACCTGTAAAATTGGGATTAATTTACCCCAAAACTGATAAATTTGTCGATAAAAAGTATTTAACGTGTAATGATTGTAATAACGTTGAATTGATTATTTATCCTTTTGATTTAGGTAATTAACACTTAATATATTATTTAAATAAAGTATTATTTAAATAAAGTGCTATTACTTAAGAAATAATCTAAAATTAAATATCCTCTTTTTTTAAATTTTGTAAATATATTTTAAAGATATCTCCGCATCAATATCAGATTTTACAGATACAATAATTGCTAAAACTGTAAAATAAATACCCTATAAAGCTATCATTAAACCAATGAATACAGATAATACATTTAAATCTAATATTTCAGTCAATGACAATTTACCAATAAATAAATTTTCAAACAAATCAAACACCACATTATGCATAGAATTTTATTTTAACATTTAAATTATCTTTTTCATTAAATTCAAAGGTTATATCATTTATTTTATAAATATTATAAATTTATATTTTTATATTTTTATAATTTTATAAATATATAATTATCTAAAATAATTGTTTCATAATTAACGATATTAAAATATA encodes the following:
- a CDS encoding ATP-dependent helicase, producing MSNEIEITKREPNESQKRAIEYTNGPLLILAGPGSGKTFTITNKIISLIENQNLKPEKILALTFSEKAANEMLTRVEKEIGLNTGISISTFHSFCNDLINEFAFEIGRGSNLKLISKEHACVFGVKNIDSFNFETIKVKNNSYGAISKLYDGISQFYDFLVSPEELNNYITTQLPNEEDEEKIEELKKLYDLCKYYKAYKEYKLKNGLIDYNDMISIVCNLLKENTVIKKKLQDRYDYILVDEFQDTNFAQLDLITKLVKNDNLTCVADDDQCIYRFRGAYLTNIKELNYIYPALEKITLDVNYRSTDEIVELSKELIQNNPNRENKESKAHDGNGEKIKILKTPDDYSEAEWVAEEIEKLISTKNDDDLTYEPKDIFILTRTIKDGKKYSEALKNRMIPSEYIGNHNLQEQPIIKDVLAYINVVSNPFESGVDFKRIFTREGVDEHDIQKINQKAKELSYKNAEGDGIYYTLQMLYTNEYNEYNEYNKDNKDNKDNNEELDTLTNSNVDLNLNLDLEDKNKDILLKIFENIKELICYKKNHKPSDTLIYLLNKKTDIYKIEAYNDTKLSRKNIHLLNSLVNVVEDFEETSNLEFENISEYLNILSNLEIQQENEFDNSNTVKIMTIHQSKGKEAKVVFIGDLADRHLPLRYNSKEFTVPVELMKSRIKNNVPEKELHKEEELRLLYVAMTRAMKKLYLVYPKRYTGNKRDVKPSEFLEYINHIYNEKVEFIESKPFENHNVYSETLLSKKINEYEKLVSKYTINKMYDKALNSLITLAKLNEVEKSGNLTGFDLNDVLKLDKNCNIVNKENITNANNTNNNEDEKITRLINNEIQLPPLVNPDMAFSPSKIVDYDSCPLMFKYKNVLSIPTPKKSYFSVGNTVHKIFEILGDKKINDERITIEMAQNMLLENLKEQDFDSKTEYDEQMTNCLNMLNYWFEFEKNNVDKIISVEEKFSINLCNHTINGIIDRIDKTTDDNYIVLDYKTGKTALSKNKLLNNIQLIIYAIAVKEKYGKYPIQIGHIYPAIAKSVILDIEESKIEEIKQNIESYIDKIMNEDFEVVKNPSNCHFCDYKNICEYLNNE
- a CDS encoding McrC family protein; this encodes MLKNHKSKNFVITEYGFIAKRMENKQEDDHIILKKDLFDSLKLCILKEGYDDFLTISYQKNHGEILKAKNYVGLIQMKNGLTIEILPKIHNNSFKDLKPNERIIKTRKIFLKMLKTLKDSPFKKLNHSNLKSENLPINEIFIKMFLDELDVLYKKGLKSDYKTVEKNLNVLKGRLKFKENIKHNYIHKERFFVEYDEFIKDMPENRLIKSTLNLLNHISKNPQNLKRINEYIHIFKINEVYRSKNVEKDFKYCKNKNNRLMTHYSNIMNYCNVFLKNQSFSSFKGSKVAFALLYPMEKVFESYVTHSVKKMDKFDYVNAQHSKYHLARFEDENSCKNLFKLRPDVYAESEDIIYLLDAKWKLLDVNAPNFGVSQSDAYQLLSYAKIYENKCGKPVKLGLIYPKTDKFVDKKYLTCNDCNNVELIIYPFDLGN
- a CDS encoding tetratricopeptide repeat protein, encoding MVKQSKLEIKYNLMDIRSNAKEYVKMKEYEKAKIVFAKGLKEYPNDIDLLYNMANVCKILEEYEEALKYYIKIIEISPPDCRTVNYIYSHKYVGDIYCILENYEEALKYYEKVGAFYSTAYDKNDYQIWGDYDYHYGEKGSHIKITQSTYNDLLDFLSKTIQLWQNNKLLYFYKGNLYRYFTEYEKALECYNKALDVDSKYTVVWCNKGNVYHNMKEYEKALECYNKALDVDSKYTVVWCNKGNVYHNMKEYEKALECYNKALDVDSENVIYLHHKAITLEWLGRYEKALSCYYKALKLYTGYSYILDNSRDTIDELIINSNDKGVSISYSFLWSILGDQYHEYGRYGEAIIRYDKAIKLNPNHIDALRHKAIALEKLGRYEEAKECYEQIKGMDMEETAYDLDYPLNQILYGPPGTGKTYNTIAKAVQIIDNLDENQIKEMTRNEIIQRYEELKENGQIEFITFHQSYSYEDFIEGINPETDEQGNISYIIKDGIFKEICNKALKNYKNSNNTNLNNRLDFKEAFEKLTEDTNFIDGETLKIETKQSYYNITDVTNTTIRFDKKNGSSKHSLCIATLKDMYNHKTTDKILTGGLKTYYDGLLNKLNNINEISENTPKKVENLKNYVLIIDEINRGNISKIFGELITLLEEDKRIGDKNEIRTTLPYSQDTFGVPNNLYIIGTMNTADRSIALIDTALRRRFHFEEIMPNSELLKDLVVKDINISKMLTAINQRIEYLYGRDQTIGHAYFMNLFDIEDEDEQFKELINIFENKIIPLLQEYSHENWENIQIILRDHYKHFKLNKELKEYDDELQNNRLIQSKICSKMDLIGFDHDDYEDCITYRVNPNINSSEAFIKIYDGNIIKDINKTIENKENKENKDKKDTDRDNI